In the Ovis aries strain OAR_USU_Benz2616 breed Rambouillet chromosome 18, ARS-UI_Ramb_v3.0, whole genome shotgun sequence genome, ttcctagtCATTGCCCTGCCTGTGAACAGCCCCATGAATAAAGGGGACACTGAGGTAAGAAGGGGGATGGGGATGCCCCAGGATGGGGGGGCAGAAGACCCCAGTGGACCCCTCGCAGCCAGTTCTTGGGCAGCTGCAGGAGTCTGGCATCAATCCAGGAGCCAGCACTGCGGCTGCTGAGCCTGGGGACAGCTTGCAAAAGAAGATATCAAAGTCTGCTAGATTTTCCTGCTTGCCTGCTGCGGGGCCGTCCCTGGCCTCCTGTGAGTTGGGTGTGCAACCTGGTGGGACCTGTGTCCTACCCACTGGGCCCAGGAGCCAGGCCCACTGTCTTGAACACTCCACATCTTGTAGGCCCACCACAGGCTGGTGGGGGTGACTGCTCTGAGGTTGTGGTTGTCCACTGTCCTGCGAGAACAGTCTTCATCTGCCTGGCTCTGGCCTCCCCCTTTGCTCTTCCCCAAGGCTCTGCCAGCAATACACCTACCCCATCCCACAGTTGCTAAAGCCTTGGCTCTCTCAAAGGTCCACAACGAAAACATTCTTGATCATGGCTCCAGCACCCAGGCCAGCTGGGGCTTCTGGTGGAGGTCACCCAGGAAAGGACTTGGAAGACATTGATGGGGGCTTCTGTAGCTAGCAAGAGACACTGTGTTGGGCATATACCCAAAATTGATTCAAGTCTGAGTTGGGGCTGTTTTTCCAGCTTCTGATGTTCACAGATATCTTCAGTTGTGAATTAGAGAAATTCTACTCCCTGCCTTTTTAGGAACTATTTTCTTTAGAGAGGCTATAGTTGAAACCCAAAGCATCAAAGAGATTTCAACCTCAATGTGCTCATTTAAAATTTCCTATTCACTAGTTACAGACAGACCTAAATTGAAAAATCCGCTGCCACTCATTGTAGCTGTGTCATCTTGAGACAAATCCCTTGAATTATCTGAGCTTTCCCTTTTCTTGCTATAATGACATTTCCTTTGAGGGAAGTTGtaaggaatgaaaagaagaaaagtcactcagttgtgtctgactctttgcgaccccatggactatacagtccacggaattctccaggccagaatactggagtgggtagcctttcccttctccaggggatcttccgaacctagggatcgaacccaggtctcctgcattgcaggcaggttctttaccagctgagccaccagggaagccctggtaaggAATAGGACTCCTGCGAATTGCTGACACATAGTTGGTCCTCAgtaaataagcatttttattcCTAGCCTAGAGCTTCCTTTCCTGACCTCCCCATCATTCTTGGGACCCATACCCAATTCGTCTCTCCCAGAATCTGTCCTCATGGACTTGTGGTTATCTGATATTCCCAGTGCAAGGTTTGTGGTTGCAGGAAGGGGGCAGGCTTTAAGCCGTTCCTTGCCAGGCTCTTTATGGGAGACACTTTGGCCATCATATTGTTTGCAGCAGCCTAGGTCAGAGACACCAGAGCAGCTGGTGAAGACCCGTGTGTTCTATCTAGGATGCCATGACTACCGTAGAGCCTGTCTGCCAGTTTGCTATCCTGGATCCTTGAACGGGTTGCCTTGGCATCCCATAGACATAGCCTTCCACCCCCTCACTCCTCACTGTGTTGCCTGATGCTTGTCTGACACTTCCTGCTCCTCTGCCCAGCTCTAGGCAGCTGAAGCAGGCTGGAAATTGCGAATCCATCCCTGACTGTGTGTGGCACTCCATGCGTTACAGAGTATTTTCCCATCTGTGCCCCATCACCCTGGGAGGGGAGTCAGATCTTCTCACTCacattttatagaggaggaaattgaggctcagagaggtcaagtcacttgcccaagatcacacagctaggatGTCACCCTACAGTTGGCACCATCTTCAGATATCATCCATTTATCAGATGTCTGATTATCCACAGCACCTTGCTGGGCCCTGGACACGATTTTCAGAGAAATGGCTGCTGTAGGCTTGGGATGGGCACCCAAATGTAGTAGATGTATGCCCACATTCAGCCAGGGAATTCAGCCGGTGACTATGGAGCCAGGCTGTGAGGCTGTCACTCCCTGCCTGGGACAACCCCGTAGATATTTAGAGACAGTTTTCCAAGTCTTGTTTCCAGTAGGAAAGAGCCAGGAAAGGCATTTTGTTCTCCTCTGGGTGGTCCAGAAAGGCTTCCTGGCAATAGCTGACCTTTGGGGCATCTGCAAGACTGAAGTACTTTTGTGGGACTACATCTCTAATGCCCAGGAGcagcttccccatctgtagaGAAACACTTGGGGTGAGAGGGTGCGGGGTACCCACCCCCACCTTAGAGGGGCTCCTGCTGGCCAAGTGGTTGGCGTGCCTGGCACCTGGTAAGCACTGTATGTGGATTTTTAGTATTACTGCTATTATTGTCCAGCTTAGGAAGCACAGCTGTGCCCCTGAGCTAGGCATCCATGGAGTCCTGAAAACAAAAGTGAGCATCCTCATGTCCTCCTTAGAAATTTGCCTTGGAACTTCCAGGGGCTGAGCCCCACACCCAAACCAGCCCCAACTGGCCCCATTCTGTTCCCAGGTGATGAAGTGTATCGTCGAGGTCATCTCTGACACACTCTCCAAGCCCAGCCCCATGCCGGTCAGCAAGGAGTGTTTTGAGACGCTCCGAGGAGGTATGGGCCAAGCTCGGGATGAGGGGCTGCTGCCTGCTGGGCTGGGAGGCAAGGACATGGGTGTGTGGCTTTTGATGGAAATCAACAATTCAGTAGTCACTGACCAAGTGCCCACCTCAGCCAGGTCTGTGCTGAGCTCTGAGTGGTACTGAGAGATGAAGCGCGAACAGCCCTGTGTGcctggagcttacagtctagcagAGGGGAGTGATATGAACACAGTTCACTAGAATTCTGGGAAGAATGAAACCAGGGCTGGGAACAGCAAGCCCCCAGAATGTGAGCTCCCTGTGGGTGAAGATTTTGTGTGCTAAATCCCTAGTGTTGAGGACAACCACTGGCACCTGGTAGGTGCCCCTGTGTGATGAATAAAGGAATACTGGGGGTGGATGAGCATGAGAAGGGAAAAGCTTTTGCAAGGAGGCAGTCAGTGTTGCCTGGATCCAACATTAGCATTAGGGTTGGGATTTAAGAGAAAAGTGGGAAACCAATaggtagaaaaatgaaaaagagggtACTCCAGGTGAAGTAGACAGCTCAAGCAAAGGCATGGAGATGGGAAAACAGGTTGTGTTTAGAGACACTCCTGTATCACTGCAGGAGATGCCATCTTTTGGCAGAAGTCTAGGTGCAGGGACAGTGGCTGACCTTCCTGATACAATAGCAAACTTGGAAAGGAAGTCGTTTCAGAAGTGTTATCTCCAGACCCAATCTTGCTGCTACCACCAGGGTTTTGAGTTTCCAGAATAAGTTCCTTGTGCTCAGCTGAAAATATTGATGGCAATCTCTTTCTCGGCTGTCTTCTGGAAACCACCCGTAACGACTCCCCTTCATTGCAGATGAACGGATCCTCTCAATCCTGCGACATCAGAATTTGCTGAAAGAGCTCCAAGACCTCGCTCTCCAAGGTATTTTCCAACCACTGCACATGAATCTGGGTGAATTCCAGTAACTGAGAGTCAGAAAAATCATGATGGAAGGTTGAGCAAGGTCTTGTTTCTGATCCTCACTTACCACCTTTTCGTTATAGGGTGGTAAGGTTGGGTCCTCTGTGCCACTTGGCCCAGTCTATCATTCATGCACTTACAGAgatcaaggcccagagaggttgagtaacctGACCAAGATCACACAATAAGTTAAGGACATCCCAAGACCAGATGCAGCTCTTCTAAAAACCTGTAGTCTCTGGAGTTCAGCCATGTTAGAGGGGGCACTTTCAAGACTAGGTTACAGAGAGGACTTCTATTCTGTTTAATGGGAAAGAAATTGGTCtccaggagagaggaggggccCCTTTCCCCTTGTGAGCTTCCGCTCAAAGGGGAGATGGGAGAAGCAGGATCTTGCTTGCCCCAAAACACAGCCAAGACTTCCAGTGTGCTCTCAGAGTGAGGTGTGTCTTTCTCCAAGAGGTTAACAAAAATCCACTGATGCTCTTGGGAATGGAGTGATTTTTGTGAGGTAGTGAGCTCCTTATCACTGAGGATATTCAAGCAGAGCCCAGATAGGATACTGGGAGTGGAGGGTTAGGCTGATGTCATCCCATGGAGTTAGCTACTCTGCCCAGCCTCAGGCTCCTTCCTGGGTTCCTGTGAGGCATAGAAGGCCTCCTGGAAAATTGGAAGAAATGGGTCCTGACCCTGCACCTCCTGTTTACTTGGGGGTTTACTTGGCTGTttatgtgggggtgggggcatgggCACCCTTGTGCCTCTCTCTGAGAATGGGCCCTCGAGCAGGAGTCTCGTATCTCCCAGCAAAGGAAGTAAAGGCTCATCTTCAGGGCTTGGCTTGGATGGGGTGGGCTGGGGCACAAGGCTGCACAGGCACAGAGAAGGCCCCTATTCTGAGGCCTCTGGGGCAGACTGGGCCACATGTACGAATGGAAAGCAATTTGGGGGAAGAGGTGAGTGAAAATAATCACAGCTGGAAGGCTCCCTGAGGCCCTCCCCAAGTTAGCACACTGTTGTTCCTCTCCCTCACTTGTCCTGGAGGAGATATCCACTGCATGTGGTTGCTAGGATACAatatggtaatttttaaattaattattgaatgacattatatttaaataattaaatgtaatgTCAATGAAGACTATGATAGGAAGATGTGTCCCAAAACATCtgtttacacatatacacacacgtgtgtgtattcAGTATAAACGGTGTCCAGTATACAGGTACATTGTTGTTCTCTGTTAAAAGAGGATGACATAGATCTAcatgtctgtccatccatccacccatctacctATCCACCCACTCCCTCTTCTGCATCCTCATAATGCCTTCTGCACACCTCTGTCCTAGCATTTACGATGCAGCTACCCTGTTTTATGGATGAGCACCCAAGTCTTGGATTGCCCAGGtcacccaaggtcacagggcAAAGGATTAACCAGGAGGTGTGAAGCTTGCTCGGCCAGGGGCCAGATCTGGGCATAATCCCTGGTCCACAGCCACTATGTCAGGCACCTCTGGCCACCCCAGAAATTCCCATCATAGGGAAACCAGCACTGGCTGCAGAGTTGGCCTGGCCAGGGCCACCGTCAAGAACCAGAGGTGGGTGGAGACAGTCAGAGGAGGCAGCGCAGCCTGGGTTGATGCAGACAGGTGTTCTGCCTGGGCTTATGGGGGTCCATGAGGGCAGGTGTTGCCTGAATCAAGAGCCGCCACTAGGGGACAAGCAGTCACTGTTACCTCCTGCTACAGGGTTCTTTAGCCCAGAGGTCCCTAATCtctgggctgcacagcaggaagTGAGCAGCGGGTGAGCGAGTGAAGCTTCacctgtatttacagctgctccccatcGCTCATGTTACCGTCCGAGctccacctcctgtcagatcagtggcggCATTTGATCCTCCTTAAAGCTCGAACCCTACtgagcttgaatcatccccaaaccatcctccCGTCGACCCGATCTATGGAAAcattgtcttccacgaaatcaATCCTTGGTGccgaaaaggttggggaccactgaccTAGCTACCAGCCAGGTCCTAAGGGTCCCCCACTCCCTGCTCCTGCCCCTGGAGCCCTCGACTCTGAGTCTTCACTACTCTGTGAGGCAGCAGGCAGGGCGTGTTCTTACCTCGCAGGTGAGAAGCGGAGAGGTGGTGGGGTCGTGTGATGGGCCCTAGCTGGGAGAGGGCAGCCAgccttccccaccacccccaccagctCCTGCCCCCTCATTCTCTCACTGGGCAGGCCCAGAACAGGACGTGCCCAGTTTTAcgaatgaggaaacagaggcctcCATTCTCACAGCCAGCCGTGCGGGGCTCAGACCAAATGGGACGCTGTTCTCGTCTTCTTATCCAGGAGCCAGGGAGCGGacgcagcagcagaagcagcgcAGCAGTTATGAGGATGGACCCTCAGAGGGGCTCGAGAAGCCAGACGACCAGGCCGAGCCGAAAGGTCAGTGCCAACCCGTCTGGCCAGAGACCAGGGGCGGGAGAATGAAGAGAACAGAAGTTACAATAGACCGAGGCTCCCGAGCAGTCAGAAGCCCCTCCTTTGGGTCCTGTAAGGAAGCTGTTATTGCCTTCTCTTTCcgaatggggaaactgagacccagggaggTTGAAGTACCTTTCCAAGGCATAACTGGAGATGGAACGTCTCACTCCGCAGCCCTTGATGGGTCCCATCTGCCCACCCCAGGTGCTGGCACTCTCGGGCAGGAGGCCTGGCAGGTGGGCAGCTTCAACTCTTCCCAGTGGCCACTGAGGCAGGGCCCCTGCCCCCAGTGCCTGTCCTCTGGGGAATTTAGTGGTGCCCTGGCATAGCCTAGGGGCAGCAAGATCCCAGAGGAGTAGGTTTAAAATACTAGCTGAatctggatctttttttttttttttttttttgcccgcgtctggtctttgttgctgcgtgtgggctttctccaggtgGGGTCAGTGGCGGCCTCTCTCAAGTTGCCATGTGCAGTAGTTTTAGTGCGTGGACTTAGTTGcatcacagcatgtgggatcgtcttggaccagggattgaacccctgttccctgcactggtaggcagtttcttaaccactggaccaccaggaaagtcctggatCATCCTTCTTGAGAACAGAGAGCTTTTAGGGGTCACAGGGATCATGGCTTAGGTCAGAGGGATGCTCTGTTAAACTCACCTTTCTGTCTAGAAACAGTCACACACTTATCCTCACAGCCCTGCTCTTTGCACGTGGAAGGTGAGTGAACAGGGCCAGTTCCTAGAAGCAGGGACCTCAGCGGTCATCCGTTGGGGCTGGGAGGGGAAACCTGCCAATGTGCCCTCACATGGGCCAGGGCTGTCACCCTAGTGGCTGCTTGAGGCTCGGCAGGGACTCACACATTTTGGTTCCACGGAAACGAGTGTCTGGCTGACTCTGGTTGTCTGCCATGGGCTGTAGGAGGGGGAATAGTGTAGCGTTGGGGAGACAGCCACATGTCAGTGCAAAGGGCACCCTGTACTTGGCATTCGGAGGTTTGGGTTCAAGGCTCAGCTCTGCCATCTGTGAGCACAGACAAGTCACCCTACCTTTCTAAGGATTGGTTTGAGTTTCTGTAAAGTGGGCATGGGAGGACTTCCACCTGGAGTCCTGGAGTCAAATGGTGGAATGTACTTGGTAGTGACTTGTTTGACAGTAATCATTTCTAGCAATGGGAGGGATTTTTACTAGATGAAAAGCTGTCTTAAAAGCAGGTACAAGTAAATACCTTTAAATGAAAGCTGACAAATACTAAGGAATAGAATACTTTCACAGGACGCTCAAGATAGAATGCTtgcagaagggaaaaggaagtcaCAATCATGGTGCCCATTACACAGAGAGgttaacttgcccaagatcagacCGCAGTTCAACTGctatcttaattttaaattcagGGCTCTATCTTCTGGGGTCATTTTCAAGGGGTCATCACATCCTCCTTCGAGAAGTagaattacaaagaaagaaacacagtCCCGTTGTGCTGAGGTCAAACCCATACGTGGAGAGGGCAACCCTAATTCTCTCATGTGTGTCTTGGGTTGGGGTTGCTGGAAGCCTAGGGATACAGTGACTAAGATCTGAAATTGGGCCCCGGGGAGATCCGATGTGCAGCCTGGTCCTCAGGGCCTGACTTTGCTCTGTTGTTTCTGTAGAGGGGATGGAAGAGGTGTCCTCCAAGGATGCTGCAGAAAAAAGAGACGATTCTAAAGAGGTGGAGAAGAGTGATGAAGACTCGGACGGAGACAGGCCTCAGGCCTCCCCAGAGCTTGGGCCGGGGTTCAAGGTTGAGGAGGACAAGCAGgcccctggggaggaggaggaggaggcccccTCCAATGCCCACCCCCTAGCCAGCCTCCCCAGCCCGAAACACCCAGGCCCACAGGCCAAGGAGGACAGCGAGGGCCCCTCCCAAGGTCCAGCCGGCAGGGAGAAGGGCCTGAGCGCAGAGCAAGGGaggcagacagagagagaagaggaggaggagaagggggaggaggccgAGGCTGGAGAGAAGGCCGTCCCGGAGGAAGAAAGCCCCACCACCGCAGCATTTAAACCACCCCCAAGCCTCGGCAACAAGGAGACGCAGAGGGGTGAGACTGTGTATGATGTCTGAGACTTCAGCGGATGCGTTGGGGAGAGGGGGATGGGTGGAGGGAGGTGCCCTGATCCATAATCTCATTCTGCCTTCTCAACAACCCTGAAAGGTAGGTATTATTCCCATCTGCCAGatgggaaaccaaggctcagagaggttaagtaatctgCCCGTGGTCACACAGCTGATTTGTAGTACACGCAGAGATTCCATCCCCAGGTTTGTCTGGTTCCAAAACCCTGCACCTCCCACTAGTCCACATAGCCCCTCTCCACccccaggaggggagaggggctttGCAGGGTGAGTGGGTGGGATTTGGGAACTGAGGGGCAGCATGATGGGAGGGAACAGGCTGGTCTGGGGACACTGCTAGCTTCAACCAGGGCTTAGGAAAAGGTCCTGGCTCCTCTTGAGGGGCTGATCAGggtctttccttcctccccagctgggccatccctgggttgggtctCCTGGGATGAGAGGGCTAAAGGAAGAGATGACTTGGAGCTTTAGAGGGTCTTGTAAAGCATGGTGTCGAGGTGGCCTATCCCTCCAAGGGGTGTCTGTTGTGAGAGGCTGAGCTGGATCTGGTGTACGGGGTCTATGGTCGCAACAGTGGCCACAGAGAGACCTAAGGGAGCGGCAGGGACCCAGAAAGGTGGCAGCCACTCCCTTATTCTCCCGCTCTTGTCTACCAGCTGCTCCAGGTTGGCCCGAGGCTCTGGCCGTGGATGGAGCCAGGAAGATGGGGGCTGAGGAGGCCAAGTCCCGTGAGGGGAAGGGGGAGTGGGCACACTCccggcaggaggaagaggagatggcAGGGGCCCAAGTCCTCTTCCGAGGTGGGAAGAGCGGGGAGCCCGAGCAGGAGGAGCAGCTCTCCAAGGAGTGGGAGGACGCCAAGCGATGGAGCAAGATGGACCAGCTGGCCAAGGAGCTGACGGCCGAGAAGCGGCTggagggggaggaagaagaggaggaccCTGACCGCTCCATGAGGCTCTCCTTCCAGGCCCGGGGCTACGGCTTCAGGGGCCCCGGGCTGCAGCTGCGGCGAGGCTGGAGGCCAAACTCCCGGGAGGACAGCGTGGAGGCCGGCCTGCCCCTCCAGGTGCGCGGCTACCcagaggagaagaaggaggaggagggcagtgcCAACCGCAGGCCAGAGGTTGGTATGGGGTGGGAGCCAGCCCTGGGCCCTGCTGTGGGGCAGCTGCACCCAGACGTGCTGCCCTACATCACCGAGGAGACACTGTCCCCTTGGAGTCGGGACTGGAGAGGCGCCTGGACAGGGGGCGCTCAGGAGACTGGgaaggccaaggagaaaaggcGTGTCGGGGAGGGGGCACCCAGGAAAGCTGGCAGACAGGCAGACAGGAGACAAAAACATTCAGATCAGCACACAGAAGCTGAAGAGCTGGCGAGTAAAGCAGATCCCAGAGGCCCTGGGAGGGACCTTTGTCCGAAAGGCGTAGGGAGCCTCTGCAGGTTTGGAAGTGGGACAAGAATGGATGGATGTTGCTTGGAGTTTTAAATAGAGAGAGTCTGGAAACTAAAGGACCTGGCGGGGGCTGACCTGGGAGGGCCACTTGCTGCCTGGGGGAATCCAGGCTCGGGGCACCACTGGCCTTGCGAGCTGGGAGGGCAGAACAGGAGGGGGCATTAAGGGACAGGTggtgtctggggaggccctacCATTGGTCCAGCTGTGTCCTCCTGACCTCCAGGCAGTCCAACCACACCCTcttcccaggttcagtccctgcttccCACCCCAGTGGCAAAGTGGGGAGGGTCTGGTGGTGGCTGGCGGGGGAGGCATGGGCGTGTGCCAGAAGACCCGGGGTCTACCTCCtcctagctgggtgaccttgggcaggtcgctccccttctctgagcctcatcggttccctcatttgtgaaatgggggTAAGAAGTCCTCTCTGCCCACCTCATTATCATGATCAGAACGCACGCGAGCTTTGAAACCCTAGCCGTGCCCAGGCTACTTGGGAAACTCAGAGGGGTGTGGAGACATGTTACCATGGGAGGGTATGGGATGGGACTTTGGGGCAGGCTGGCAACACCACCTTGGAGCTGGGGGAGGCCTTGTGGGGGTGGTCCATGGTTCAGGCTTTAGTTCTCAGAGGAGCATCAGGGCCTTATGGGGGCTGGGACGTATCCAAAGCCCTGGCCCCAGTGCTCTTCTCTGCCCACCCAGAAGACAATACGGCCCTTTCCTCAGGTCCCCAACCCATTCTCTGGGCCTGAGACTGGGTCTCAGCAGTCTGAGGGAGAAGATGACTCCTTGGCAGCTGGCGCTGAGAGTTCATCTGCCTGTGTCCCCAGGGGCTGAGGGGACAGGGCTTTGGGAAGCAGCTGCTTGCCTCCCAGCCCTCCCCAAGGCTGGTACCTTTCATCACTGCCTTCCCCACCCACAGAAGCTGGGGAGAGCCAGGGGCCCTGAGGGACTGACTggcttcccttctccatgggcagaggggccctTGGACCACAGGCAGGAGAAATAGGGACCCGAGTCCTGAGGACTGGACAGGGCAGGGCCCTCCAACTCAGCCCAAAGGTCTTAGAAAAAATGACCCCAGAATCATAGAACTCCTGCCTGGTGGGTTACTCCAAGATGGGAGCCACTAGGGCCCCCATTTCATTGGCAACCATTATCTGTCTCTTCTCACTGGGCCTCAGGCAGGGACTCCTGGAAAACCACCCCTCTCGGTCAAAGCTGGGGTCTGGCTGACTCCTGCGGTGACTCTGAGGGCATGCTCCTGTGGGCGTCAGTCCCAGAGAGTCCCCGGCTGCCCTGGACCACCCTGGTAGCCAGAGCTTGGGGACCCAGTGACGGGGACAGAGGATGGAGGCCCCGTCCAGGCAGTGCTCACATCCCTACCCTGCCCCTCAGGTAGGGAGGCCTGCAGCAGACAGGACACCCAGGCATGGCCTCACCCTGGAAGCCACTGTCACAGCCTTAGCCTGGGGTTGGGGGACTTGAAGCAGCTCTGAAAGGCACCAGAGGCTTGGTTTCCCACATGCCTGCCAGAGCCGTTGAGGAGGAGGTGGGCCTGAATAAGAGTCCACCAGGGAAAGTATGGGGTCAGGGCACACACTCCTGCAGGCCAGCTTCTCAGAGCGGTGCAGCAGGGCAGCTTCACTGTCCCCATGAAatagatgaggctcagagaggcaaagccacacatccaaggtcacacagctgggccAGGAGCCACCAGGCTGACTGTGCACTCCACACTCCAGCGCCCGGGTGACTCTGGGGGTTCTCTCCTAGGACCAGGAGCTGGAGAGCTTGTCGGCCATCGAGGCGGAGCTGGAGAAGGTGTCCAACCAGCTGGAGGAGCTGCGGCGGGGCTGAGGCGACAACTGGCCCCAGTAGCCAGGGCCCCAAGAAACCCCGTGGTCCCGGCTCTGTTGTCCCCCCTGCAGGTCCTGGCCAGACGGCCCTGGGCACTGCTTCCGGGAGGGAGGCTGCCCCCAGCCTGCCCAAGCCCAGCCCACCCCATTGCCCCCAtgctcttttcctcctgctcctgaCCCCTGCCCCAGTGCGTCCCGCTGCAGGGCAGACCCCTTGCCTTTCAACGATTATCCTGTCTCTGAACACAGGCAGCCTTCTCAAAGTTTCCTAGAACCACTGGGCCTAACTGCAATAAGTACTGACCTTTAGGTGAAAGCTGAGGACTCCTGACTATATTGTGTATGACATTTATCTAAGGGAAATAAATCTGCTCTGGGctctttcctgtttctctgaACTTGCCCCATCTTGACTCGAAGTAGGGTGGGATGGATGGATTCAGGCAGAAGGACAAGGGGAGGTTCAGTCCCCCTGGGGTGACTCTGGGCCACTTTCCAGCCCGGTGATTGGGGAGCAAGAGACACTGCTGCTTGGGacatcaatttcctcatctgtgaagtaggGGTGCTGACACCTGCCCCAAAGTGCGTATGGGATTAAATAACACTTCCCCCATCTCCCCAGCCACACGTGAGCCAGGCCAGGCAGGGACGGGGCTGGTTTGGGAAACAGCCTCTGCTCTGTGCTGGATAGATCCTGACAGTCCCAGGTTAGTACCCGCCAGCAAGGCCACAGGCCCAGCCAGCTCTGGACTTCCTGACTCAGGCCTCTGAGCTGCAGGCCCCCTCTCGGCACAAATCTGTCATCTCCTCTGACCTGAACATGCACAGGGCTCTGGGGCATTTGAAGTTCTTGAACTTAACAGTTCACTATAGCGCTGTAGTCTTGGTCTCAGCTTGGAGAacaaggaaacaggctcagaggaTGAGTTGAGTCATCAAAGTCTCAGCAAGAGTGATGCCCCAGACATGTAAACACGGGGCTGTAGAATTATGAATCAGAACAGACAGGCTATTCTGCTGGACCGGAGTGGACTAGCTGAATATCAGGGCCAATTGTTCAGTCATTCATCAAACACTTGTGAGCCGCTGCCTTGAGCCTGGCAGGCCTGGGCACACAGAAATGACCTGGACAAGCCCTGACTTCAAGAAATCCACTGCCTGCAGAACGTGGGTTTTGACATCAGACTGCAGTTGGAATCCCCAGCCTAGCTAGAGAGCTTGGATGAGCATTTCTGGTGCTCttg is a window encoding:
- the CHGA gene encoding chromogranin-A isoform X1 codes for the protein MRSAAVLALLLCAGQVIALPVNSPMNKGDTEVMKCIVEVISDTLSKPSPMPVSKECFETLRGDERILSILRHQNLLKELQDLALQGARERTQQQKQRSSYEDGPSEGLEKPDDQAEPKEGMEEVSSKDAAEKRDDSKEVEKSDEDSDGDRPQASPELGPGFKVEEDKQAPGEEEEEAPSNAHPLASLPSPKHPGPQAKEDSEGPSQGPAGREKGLSAEQGRQTEREEEEEKGEEAEAGEKAVPEEESPTTAAFKPPPSLGNKETQRAAPGWPEALAVDGARKMGAEEAKSREGKGEWAHSRQEEEEMAGAQVLFRGGKSGEPEQEEQLSKEWEDAKRWSKMDQLAKELTAEKRLEGEEEEEDPDRSMRLSFQARGYGFRGPGLQLRRGWRPNSREDSVEAGLPLQVRGYPEEKKEEEGSANRRPEDQELESLSAIEAELEKVSNQLEELRRG
- the CHGA gene encoding chromogranin-A isoform X2, yielding MRSAAVLALLLCAGQVIALPVNSPMNKGDTEVMKCIVEVISDTLSKPSPMPVSKECFETLRGDERILSILRHQNLLKELQDLALQGARERTQQQKQRSSYEDGPSEGLEKPDDQAEPKEGMEEVSSKDAAEKRDDSKEVEKSDEDSDGDRPQASPELGPGFKVEEDKQAPGEEEEEAPSNAHPLASLPSPKHPGPQAKEDSEGPSQGPAGREKGLSAEQGRQTEREEEEEKGEEAEAGEKAVPEEESPTTAAFKPPPSLGNKETQRAAPGWPEALAVDGARKMGAEEAKSREGKGEWAHSRQEEEEMAGAQVLFRGGKSGEPEQEEQLSKEWEDAKRWSKMDQLAKELTAEKRLEGEEEEEDPDRSMRLSFQARGYGFRGPGLQLRRGWRPNSREDSVEAGLPLQDQELESLSAIEAELEKVSNQLEELRRG